The following proteins are encoded in a genomic region of Rhodothermales bacterium:
- a CDS encoding flagellar basal body L-ring protein FlgH, protein GLDGGTALNGQFGLNATFQNDAERRNGSVQSDLLRGNMTAIIVAVDSLSGNLVVQGERSLNVNGETHLMEVRGMVRPFDIQGDNSVLSYQLANANIVYKRAGGVKRALLGPGALTGLATIVAIGAAAYVGISN, encoded by the coding sequence GGACTCGACGGCGGGACGGCGCTGAACGGCCAGTTCGGGCTCAACGCCACGTTCCAGAACGACGCCGAGCGGCGCAACGGGAGCGTCCAGTCGGATCTCCTCCGGGGCAACATGACCGCCATCATCGTGGCGGTCGACTCGCTTTCGGGCAACCTCGTCGTGCAGGGCGAACGCAGCCTGAACGTCAACGGCGAGACGCATCTCATGGAGGTGCGCGGCATGGTCCGACCGTTCGACATCCAGGGCGACAACTCCGTCCTCTCCTATCAGCTTGCTAACGCGAACATCGTGTACAAGCGCGCCGGCGGCGTCAAACGCGCCCTGCTCGGCCCCGGCGCGCTGACCGGGCTGGCGACCATCGTCGCCATCGGCGCGGCGGCCTACGTGGGCATAT